The following nucleotide sequence is from Diospyros lotus cultivar Yz01 chromosome 3, ASM1463336v1, whole genome shotgun sequence.
TTATGTATTTCACTTGGCTTAattcctctctccctctctttctcttcttagCTAACATGAAAGGACTTGTAAGCTCTTCCAACAGCTCTTTTCAAAATTGGTCCTCCCTAACCTTTTTTTGGTGAGCTTATAAGCTATTTCAAGAAAACTTTTCTTGACCAAGTAAAAGACCAAAGTGGCCTAAGCTCTTACAACTTATAAGCTCTAGAGCTTAAAGCTCCTATAAGTTAAactaagccaaacaccctcgtAGTATGAAAAGGAATAGGGAAGCTTTTTAGGGCATATAAAGTTGAGAATGACCTTTTCACTTGGGTTGAAGGTGGACTGTCCTTTTTGTTTGTTCTCTTCTGGGCAGTTTATTAATGATCATTTAGTTCTTGGTGGCGGATAATGTGAATTTCTAGTTTCCTGTCTTTTGCATATTGTTTGCCCCCTTTAAGGCAGTTTTCGTGATATATAcatctttatttataaaaaggAAGTGACAAGATGTTCTAAACCCTCAAGAGCTACTATTGTACACTTTCTAAATAGAACACACATGGGTGAAGGTGAACCACTTACCTGATCCTGCAAAGAGATCCACTCAGTCATGCCCCATCCTGGGAAGAAGAAATTTTGTCATTGATGCCAGCATCGCCCACTGAATGCCAAAGGAGAGAATAAGATCCCACATATTGAGAGATACCACACAGGGGATGGGACAGATGGTTGTCTCCTAGCTCCTTTCTATCAATAATCCATCATTGCCTGTCGCCTTTTCCTTAGttgtcattttatataaatttttatttttgtcttagaACAACTCAGTTAAACCACTGGGAACAATTTTTCCTCTTATATTTCTCACAGCAAGGATATTTGAGAGAAATTTTCTAATAATAGTTTCAAACCCAATCCACCAAATATGTTCCACTTGATTTTAGAACCAAGAAACAGGGATCTTTGATTCAGCAAACACAAGGAGAACAAGTAAAGGGAATTTCAAGGACGTTTCTCTACTCTGCAGAGAAAAAAGAATTTGATAATGAAATCATAAGAAGCTGTCTTGAGGTTTTAGAACTTCTAACCCTAATAGGTGGCATTCAACCTGCTGCCAGGACAATATTACGTTGTATTAGTATTAAAACCTATCAGGTTCTGCAAGTCATTAGAAAGATTAATTCATCACAGTTCCTGCCATAAACTACATTATCACTTCAAATAATTTGAACAGAGACTCAGCAGTCATAAAGATAATCACAAATTCAATACATATATGATTGGCAAGTTTCATATGTCATTAAAGGTAAGCTGCATAGCCTGTTCAGCCTATCCAATAGGAATTCCATCAACTTCTCATCAAACTTTCATATTCTAAATTGCCCTCCCTGCATTAATCCATTCCTCTTGCAACTCATCTTATTATGAAAAGCCTATTACCTCTCTAAAGGGCAGGAGAGGGTTTCTTGGGGCCTTGGGGGAtgtatatatctgtgtgtgcaGAAATTAGACAAATAAGAAATGGTACACAAAAAATGAACTAACAATAAATGGAAATTCATTGAAATTCAAACGAGATAGCAGAAAATGGAAAGCAATTTCCAGCTACCAACTACAATACAGATTTCTATGAAAGCTAACCTGCACCAACAAACATGAGGTCTCTCCAAGCTGTTTCTTCACGCAAGATATCGATACAATCGTCTATCTGAACTATCTCTCTCCAAGAAATCCCGCTCGATAAGAGACTCAATACGTTTCTTAATCTCACTAGGGTTGGCCAAGAAACGATACTGGAGTTGCTTTGTTACCTCAGCAATAATATTGTTATGATCCAGAACTCTCCTTGACTTCATGATTCTCACTATTGCAGCTTCAATCTGGGGTTTTCTGTCCTCCTCAACTCTCTGCCGGGTCTCTTGTTTTTCAGGTTCCGACTCCTTTTGTGCAACTACAGTTCCTATCTTCACCTTGTAGAACTTGCTCGTAAACTTGTCATTAACCAAAAATGCATCATCCTCTGCAATATCTTTGCTCATGGGTTCTTTCCGAAGAACATTTTTTCCCTTAACACAAGCAAGAGATTGCAAGCACCTCTTTAAGTCAGACGATGGAATCTCTGTGGCTTGTTCAATCTCCTTGTAGCTAAGCCGATCAGCATTGTTAAACAGCATGAGAACACACATTTGGTAAGTAGACACATTTAGTTCATGCTTTTGGCCTTTACCAAAGGTTGCTTTCAGATCAGCAGTTCCCATGTTAGTCTGCCAAGACAATCTGCGGCCAGTATGGGTCCCAAGGTAATATGACCTGAACTTCTCACACAGAGACAACATTTCAGCAGGCAAATTGCAAGTTACGCTAGTCTGAGTGGGCCAAGACCCAGTTGTCAGAACCTGGacaaccagtgttgggccatcTCCTAAATCAGCACCATGGCTGGCATAAAATCCCTGCATAGTGTCCTGGGAGGTTTTCATGTCCGTGAACATGCCTTCTAGTTTTGAAGTAAACTGGTACCCACATTCTGTCTTAAGCTTCACAATCAAACTTCTCTCTGCATCATCAGATACAGTTTTTCCAGATAGGAGTCGCTTTGCCAAATGCTGCTTATAGTACTTCTCAAATACATCCTTCTCCTGCAAGTAACGGAACAACATCATCACCTTGTCAAGAATAACCTCTACATCCTCTTCACTCACCCCCTTCAGACCTTTTCGCAGTTTATCGTCTACAAACAATGAAATGAACTCAGGAGATCGAGGATTCAGATTAACAAAGAATTCAAAAGAAGAATTCAAACCATTCTGGAAAGTCTTGTCATTGTTAAATGCCTGGCTTATGATCTTATCATACTTGTATTTCTCATCCAAAAGGCACTGGACAAATTCCACAGGATCCTTCAACTTTTCAGGATCAGTGACAAGCTGTTTGCCAGTTTCCCTCATGTGAGAAGTCATGACATCTCGTACTGTTAAGAGGCCATTTGGCACCCTACGGAACAAGTTATACATTCTTTCCATATCTTCATACTTATCATCAAGAAGCATGTTTACCAAACCTGAATTCTCCATGTGGACTAGTCTTGGCATATGGTTAGCGATCATCTCCTGCTCCACAACATTAGTTATCTTAGCTTCAGTCTTCGCATCCAAGTAATGAGAcactctctctatctcttcattTAGTCGTTTTTCAGCTTTCTTTAGATAGTCCCCACAATCACAGCACTCAATAAACTTCTGAGACTCAACCCTGTAGAAATTAGCTGAAACTTCAAGAAAAGGcttctcaaagtcttcttgatAAACTGAAGGTCCAAGATCAGTTAGCATTTTTATTATGTTCCTCATTAGACCCCGGTTTATAACTTCACCAGTCCGTTCTCTCAGTATCAGTTCAAGAAGTGTATTAAGAAGCCTTGTTTGAATTTTACTAGAGTGGATGATATTGTCCCTCCAGAGGTTCAGTCCAAGCTCATGAACAGGAGTTTTTTGGGTATTTGGAATAAAAGTCCTGTCCATGTACATCAGAATGTCACGGATCATCTGCAGTGCCTTATTATGATCTGCCCATTTCTTGTTCATCTCCTCCAGAAACAAGCCACCCTGAGCAGCCTCTATAGATTTGGATATCTCTTTTAGGTGGAAATTCATGGTTGACACAAGTCCTGAGTATAGCTTCTCACCAAACTTGTGCAGAACCATATTGTAAGCATTTCTGCACCAAACCAAAGATTTCAAATCAGAAACATGCTCATGCCCAActaaatatatttacatatatatatatttttggagagagagagaaagagagatccaAACAAGTAATCAGCTTCAGAcataatataaagaaaataacacAACAATGTGATCACTAGCCCATGCCCAGAAAAATATTAGAGCTAGATGGAAACATAAGAGTGGCCAACTTGAGTGTGTTATGGATTATAAGATGGGGCTAGGGGGCGTGTTAGTGATTTGGCGGATTAGAATAATGTGCTGGAGGAGATGGTGGGCTCTCAACGTGTCAATTTCAATATGGGGGAGgaggagaaaatttatataaaattattactaaCCTTGTTATTGATATGCACAGAAGAATTGCATTAGTTGATCTGTCATTGTAAAATAAACATGAAGAAAGTATCCACATGGCTACACAAAAGTGACTCTGATAAACAAAATAACTACTACAAAAACTCATACAAAAGGGCTAATAAAATTAGCAACTGGTTTACTGCTCATACTCATTATGTATACAAGACATTTCCGTACGATTCTTGATgtgaaataaattattgttaaccTCAATTCTATCTTCTTTGAAGCTTTACAACACCCTTGTTTGTTCTCATCTTGTGAAGGAGCAGGTGAGCAATCACCTAACCAGATTATTTGGCAAAGAGAGAAGCTAGCTTTTTAACTGGGATAGAACTTAAAGGCTCAGAGTAGCAAAAGATCCTCACAAGCTTGACAGAGGTCTACAGTGAAATGGAATCCAATCGTTAAAGAAACTTGTGTATGATCTTTAGTCATTTACATCCTAGAAAATCCTGGTGAAGATcatgaattgaatttgaaagCTCAGAAGAAATTTGGTATTGTAATGAAAATGGTGCTGGCTCCCAACTGAGGAGGACCACCAAGAGGTATAGCCTAGCAGTGTTACAATCTCCAAGAATTTTCCAAACCAGGGACCTGCACTCCTCTAGTAGCAATAAGCTTATGTAAGAGGGTGAAACCCCAGTAGTGCATGCCGACTGATCCAATTTCCTTGAATGGAAGCCCCTTCGAatctaaaatagttttgattttGTTGGGTTTGATTCCTCACTTTCCCAAGTATTGAACCTCATAGATATAGTTATTAAGCACTGACTGAATCAAACAGTCCAAGTAGGAATTAATTGAACTCAAATGATTAATAAATTTACCCAACTTAAGGCTTGACTAGCCAGACAAGACAGACTCTTAACCAAGGTTTAATATGACTTTGTAGTAGGTTGCATGTAAGAAGATGCAAGTATGGGTTGCTCAGATAACAAAAGTTGCCATAATTTCTATAGTtcaaacaagaaacaaaaagggATTCAGAAAAATATTTCCCCAAATTAAACACTAATAAGTGTAATTGGACAGCTAAGAGACTATCATTATTGTATGGCTTAAATTGTTGGGTAGTTAAGTACTACTATATGTAAAATGAGAGTGTAAAATTCAGATGAGTATGTTATGGTGGATGTGTGGCCGTACAAACAGGAATGTACACAATAAGGCTAGACTGATGCCTATTGTAAATATGCACAAAATGCTTCATTAGGATGGTTTGTACATGTGAGAGAATATTGATAGGAGTGCCTGCAAGGTGAGTGAATGTAATGGAGAAAGTTCATGGCAAAAGAGGTAAAGGAAGactaaagaaaacttggtaAAAAAATCCTTAAACAAGATATGGTTGGATAGCTATAATTCATATAGTTGACCCTACCTAATGGTATTAAGTCTTgtgattattattgtttttgtcATATTAACAAATCAAGTTATTGACTTCCATGTGTAAGCAATTGAGATTCTTAGCATTTTGGCATCTAGCCAATTGCCTCCATTTTCATTGAGTGAAAAAAGTGACATATCTACACACGTACACATGTCTACGTATATTACTATAGTTATAAACATGTATATTTGTATACATATGAAAAcaattgtgtatatatatatttaattaaactaaaagaaacatgtatatttggcccaaatctattTTCAGGAAAGATCACTAAGGAGATACATGCACAGAGGGTTTAATGtgtttcttttagttttttccCCTCTTTTCTTTGCATTCACTTAGGAGATGAAAATTCAGGTTGCATTTccttttgtttaaattataaattttttatttagacaatttctttttccaactGGGATGGAAGAGAAAAGCTTGATGGATTTGCCTTGGGACATATGCTTTAGGGTAAGATCCAAACTTTAACATTTATTAACCCCCAATAGGTTGAGATGAGAGATTACTTCAAGGAATTCCAGTAATGGAAAACCAAGGCAGCACAGATTAATCTATTTTGCATGGTTTCCACATCGAACGGAATGCAGTCCAGTGTCCGCATAAATGAAGAACATGTGGATCTTCACCATCTTAATACCATCACTGTTAATACTTATGATGTCATTTGATAGTGCACAACGGTGTTGTACCTGAAGAATTGATCTAAGTTGAATAATTAGCAAGGAAAGGAAAACATAATCACGTTGCACTTAGTACTTTGGTGATTAGGAAGTCAATGTCATAAGTCAACATTTTTCAAGATGTGCTTACAGAATCAGTAAAATAGGAGCAGCACATAGAGGTAAAATTGCAAAGAAATATGCTAAACGTAGGAGCTAAAAGCATAGATATGAAGTTCAATACAAGCTCCACTGATAAGCGAAATGGAAAGACCAAACTTGGTTCACTAGTTCTTTCTATTATGTAGTCAACTACCAGATTGCCTGAAGTACGCCGGTAATTCAGAAGAATCAGAACACAGCATCAAGGATCAACGTAATAGACAAGTAGTCAAATAAATCAGAcgcacacatatacacatatacagaATGATatgacaaaaaagaaaataccaaAACATTGGATGGCatagaaagaaagggaaagaaccTATAAAGCTCTTCGAAGCTAAGGCCACTAGCGTTATGATTGTAAATCTCATGAATCGCATGTTCGAGTATCTTCCAAGTCTTGTCGGCGTATTTGGGATCCACCACCACCTTGTGCTTGAACGCCTCTATCTGAAAGTTCCTCTTCTTCTGATTACTGTTCATCTTCTCTCCCCTCCCTCCCTAACAAATTCCAACCCTTCCTCGCCGCCCAAGAAGCACCTCAAAGCCACAACCACCTAATCAACAATCTTCCAACAAAATCTCAAAAGAAAATGACGATCGTGGACCCTGCAATTCGAATCAAGCGCGTTTTAAGTAGGATCACAAGCAGATAAGACAAGATGATCAAATTAGGGTTACGCCTGCAAGAAAAGGAGATCGTCCACGGGAGAGAAAGTATCTTCTGATTTTGGCCGCTTTCTTCGGATTCTCGAAATTCCTCTCCGAAGgtgttgttttgtttgtttctgtTCGGTTTTATCATGTTATTTATCACACTATATATtgcataattaataataatcatataattataatataagatTACATTTCATTAGCTTCCTCAATGTCTGTCTAATGCTATTACTGGGTggaattaatgaattaattccGTCCTAAATGTtaacaaattttacattttcccattattattattataatcccTTTCTATTTACACCGCCAAtgatttgaattattttcaataagacctttatagtttttttttttattctttttgccaaacattataaaaattatgaacaaagGGCTGTCATGTTCAAGAAAATGGGCTCATGCCCAAAGATAAGCCCAAGTCCAAACAATGAGGTCCAAAAGGCTTATCACATGAGGAAATTTATAGAAACAAGCAATAGATGCATGATATCATTGGATTGAAATCAAAGAATATTACCTGAATAACAAGACCAAATAACAAAGAATATTACACTTAAGTCATCTTACTTGAGAGTCTTTCTAGAAGCCTTCGAGAGACTTTCTTGAGAATTCATGTATCATCTTGCCATTACTGTTTAGGATACTCTTGTAGTTTTTCGATATCATTGTCTACAAATGTAGAAAAAAGCTCAAAATATTCATCAAAAATGATGGCTCTCCTTTTAGTTGTTAGTTTTCTCCATTCTATCTAGTAATGGTACACTCacaactttaaaaaaataaataaactataactctttccttttatattttacattcttATTTGAAGATTAACTTAAGTGTCGAAAGACTCGCAGATGAGTTTGTTTATTTCTTTGTAGGTCTTTCGGAGAGGTCACCCACAGAGTTTGAGATCACTCGTATATCACCTTGATTGAGACACTGTCTCACGTAAAAAAAgtttattgttgtatttgaaCAACAATAGCCGCCAATCATATGattctataaaaaatgaaaatacacCATAATCAAACAAAACCCCAAGGACAACCAGTAAATGCAATCCATCTAGAGCACAGTTGCCCAACAAAAGGCGTATTattatagtaaaataaattaaattgttagtTTCTGAATTTTGTACtctataataaattaatctttatattttaatttttgtcccTGTAGTTATTATACTTTGATTTTCGTTTAAATTCAATCTATCTTTTAAATCTTCAACaaattatgttaataaaattgacttgatatatattaatataatctcaaaatcatttaattgtgggatttaaataaattttaacattaattgattttagTGTTTGTTGTACCACAAAAAATGAGACCACGAAAGGCGCACCCTTCTAGGCATGAATAATGCTTCTGGGCAACGGGGTTTCCGACCATGAAGTGCTTTTGAGCAAAGGACTTTCCGGGCACAAGAGGGGTTTCCGGGCATGAAGAATGTTTCCAGGCGTGAGTGCCTTTCTGGGCATAATAAAATGCTTCCGGGCAAAAGGGCTTCTAGGCAAGGTGTGGTTTAGGACATTTTCTAATGTCTCGTTTTTCAAGCGTGCTATAATTTaggataattttaaaataatattttttttcaatattattaaaattaaactatatcATTACTCTTatctatctcaaaattttcatacatttatttcgaaagagaatcaacacaaatattaaatacagaagttaaaatcaaaactaacatcttaacattaatcataaatcaattcttacattctcattaactataaataagattatacatcatcattaattataaatgaaactatacatcatcattaactataaatgacACTATACATcatcctcaaaacgttcagaattcaaagtagtagaacttaaatacatgaactacataacatacattcaactcatcatgcactttgttaagtgtcattttattcatcattTATcttcgtttctactacaatctccatctggaatatttgaatattttaagggtaaagtccaaattagatgatgaatcatctaagaaagggaacaaaacatttaatgttcatgtatgtatgcaatgcacataacatcataactttcatgtttgggtcgactgcatcTTAAGATTACCtgtcatttttacagtctccctacCAAACCGGGGTGTATGAGTGCACCATTGGCAAAGCAACagcgccagtacctaatcccaaacccatacaacatatgaccgtgaatctcatcatgctcatatgcatattttatcatcaatacatgtaaatgcaatctacatgacatactcacatcaaggcatgacaaaatcatttacataaaaatcaggttttgggtcgaaccacttaaaaattaagcattttcataaaactaaatccggGTGGAGGTACCACTTACcttacaaaaagataattttgcccttaatgtaattttgcctcaaaattcacGTCGGACTTtcaatcgtactcaattatgaatctTGACGTACCCTgtgcatcataattacttaaaaaatcagatttataattttctctaattttcttaatttctcttattttctcatattatttcctcaagattatgaaataaatattttttcataaaattttcttaatttctcttcacaataattcctaaaataatattcttaagcccaaaattttctcataatttttagaatccatattctatttatttttcattttctctttgattttcaagcatctattgcctcaaaaattcataataaataccaatcatgtatttatcttccaattttatcatcaacaattctaaaatatcattctcatatttctgaaatttttgaagaaaatttcaaagataattCACCTTCCCGTgagcgattcggtattcttctatactgcGACGAAGCCTCGGTTTGAGTATCCAACGACGTCTTCTGCCACAAACTTTTACACGAACTACTTAACCCAGCCTATAAAAATTTTTCaggaatttttgatatttttctctatgttttgtttttcttatttttttctttctttttttcaaatctctctctcactctcaaatcttttttcttacaacctttctctttctaatttaagttctcaaacctttcaagttttctctatttatagaagctTGAATTAAGCTTAACA
It contains:
- the LOC127797865 gene encoding cullin-3A — its product is MNSNQKKRNFQIEAFKHKVVVDPKYADKTWKILEHAIHEIYNHNASGLSFEELYRNAYNMVLHKFGEKLYSGLVSTMNFHLKEISKSIEAAQGGLFLEEMNKKWADHNKALQMIRDILMYMDRTFIPNTQKTPVHELGLNLWRDNIIHSSKIQTRLLNTLLELILRERTGEVINRGLMRNIIKMLTDLGPSVYQEDFEKPFLEVSANFYRVESQKFIECCDCGDYLKKAEKRLNEEIERVSHYLDAKTEAKITNVVEQEMIANHMPRLVHMENSGLVNMLLDDKYEDMERMYNLFRRVPNGLLTVRDVMTSHMRETGKQLVTDPEKLKDPVEFVQCLLDEKYKYDKIISQAFNNDKTFQNGLNSSFEFFVNLNPRSPEFISLFVDDKLRKGLKGVSEEDVEVILDKVMMLFRYLQEKDVFEKYYKQHLAKRLLSGKTVSDDAERSLIVKLKTECGYQFTSKLEGMFTDMKTSQDTMQGFYASHGADLGDGPTLVVQVLTTGSWPTQTSVTCNLPAEMLSLCEKFRSYYLGTHTGRRLSWQTNMGTADLKATFGKGQKHELNVSTYQMCVLMLFNNADRLSYKEIEQATEIPSSDLKRCLQSLACVKGKNVLRKEPMSKDIAEDDAFLVNDKFTSKFYKVKIGTVVAQKESEPEKQETRQRVEEDRKPQIEAAIVRIMKSRRVLDHNNIIAEVTKQLQYRFLANPSEIKKRIESLIERDFLERDSSDRRLYRYLA